TCTTACTATGGTATGGGCTTGGATACAGATACTTAACCCTTCAACGCGGGACTATGGGAAATGTTAGAAGACTGGTTGAAAAGCATGAACAACGTGGAGCGAGCAAAGAGTTTAAAGGACTTTTAGATTATGCCGTTTCAGATGCACTTCAAGCCGCAAACGAGGCAAAAGCAATAAATAAAGTTTGCAGAAACTATATAACAGATGCACTCTTTAAATACAACATAGTTATAAAACGCTATTCGACTTTAGTAAAAACGATAGTTGTTTTAGCTCCGCTTATCGGGCTTTTAGGAACTGTAATGGGGATGATTGAGACTTTTGATGCACTCCAAAGCAGTTCTATGTTCTCTCAAGGTGCGAGTATATCAGGCGGTATATCAAAAGCGCTTTTTACGACTGAGCTTGGTCTTGTCGTAGCAGTACCGGGGCTTATTATAGGTCGTATATTAGACAAAAAACAAAACAGATTTGCTCTTGAATTTGAGCAAATCACGGACATAATATGTACAAAGGATAATAAATGAGATTTAGACCAAAAGAGCAGAATGTAGATAATGTAGATGTATCTCCACTTATAGATATGGTTTTTATTCTTCTAATATTTTTTATGGTTACTACAACATTTGTTAAAGATATGAAACTCGATATCAACCGTCCTTCGGCTGCATCTGCATCACTCTCAAACGAGAAAGTTATTCGCGTATATATTGACAATAACCGTGAGATATATATAGATAACCAGTCGGTAAAAATCTGGGCACTTCA
The genomic region above belongs to Sulfurimonas lithotrophica and contains:
- a CDS encoding MotA/TolQ/ExbB proton channel family protein, whose product is MFDIAQNIELFALFMNKGGLVMWVLFVLNLLLWYGLGYRYLTLQRGTMGNVRRLVEKHEQRGASKEFKGLLDYAVSDALQAANEAKAINKVCRNYITDALFKYNIVIKRYSTLVKTIVVLAPLIGLLGTVMGMIETFDALQSSSMFSQGASISGGISKALFTTELGLVVAVPGLIIGRILDKKQNRFALEFEQITDIICTKDNK
- a CDS encoding ExbD/TolR family protein, with product MRFRPKEQNVDNVDVSPLIDMVFILLIFFMVTTTFVKDMKLDINRPSAASASLSNEKVIRVYIDNNREIYIDNQSVKIWALQSKLRDMLRSSIDKAVLVITDTEIPVDSLIDVIDECKQSGAIDVAVSTTKEIG